A region of Pseudomonas marginalis DNA encodes the following proteins:
- the antA gene encoding anthranilate 1,2-dioxygenase large subunit — MSGARSVEQWKSFIESCLDFRPADSVFRIARDMFTEPELFDLEMELIFEKNWIYACHESELANHHDFVTMRAGRQPMIITRDGEGRLNALVNACQHRGTTLTRVGKGNQSTFTCPFHAWCYKSDGRLVKVKAPGEYPESFDKATRGLKKARIESYKGFVFISLDVNGRDSLEDFLGDAKVFFDMMVAQSATGELEVLPGKSAYTYDGNWKLQNENGLDGYHVSTVHYNYVATVQHRQQVNTESGSGSASTLDYSKLGAGDANTDDGWFAFNNGHSVLFSDMPNPSVRSGYATIMPRLVQEHGQQKAKWMMHRLRNLNIYPSLFFLDQISSQLRIIRPVAWNKTEIISQCLGVKGESDADRENRIRQFEDFFNVSGMGTPDDLVEFREAQRGFQGRLERWSDISRGSHRWETGPTPNSEAIGISPAMTGTEFTHEGLYVNQHRNWQQFLLKGLDQHALTLREVE; from the coding sequence ATGAGTGGTGCAAGAAGCGTCGAGCAATGGAAAAGCTTTATCGAGAGCTGCCTGGATTTTCGCCCGGCAGACTCCGTATTCCGCATCGCCCGCGACATGTTCACCGAGCCGGAGCTGTTTGATCTTGAGATGGAGTTGATCTTCGAGAAGAACTGGATCTACGCCTGCCATGAAAGCGAACTGGCCAATCATCATGACTTCGTGACGATGCGCGCCGGGCGCCAGCCGATGATCATTACCCGTGATGGCGAGGGCCGGCTCAATGCGCTGGTCAACGCCTGCCAGCATCGCGGCACCACCCTGACCCGGGTCGGCAAAGGCAACCAGTCCACCTTCACCTGTCCGTTCCACGCCTGGTGCTACAAGAGCGATGGCAGGCTGGTGAAGGTCAAGGCGCCGGGGGAATATCCGGAAAGTTTCGACAAGGCAACGCGCGGCCTGAAAAAGGCCCGCATCGAGAGCTACAAGGGTTTTGTCTTCATCAGCCTGGATGTGAATGGCCGTGACAGCCTGGAAGACTTCCTCGGCGACGCCAAAGTGTTCTTCGACATGATGGTCGCGCAGTCCGCCACTGGTGAGTTGGAGGTGCTGCCGGGCAAGTCGGCCTACACCTACGACGGCAACTGGAAACTGCAAAACGAAAACGGCCTGGACGGGTATCACGTCAGCACCGTGCACTACAACTATGTGGCCACGGTGCAGCATCGCCAGCAGGTGAATACCGAGAGCGGCAGCGGGTCCGCCAGCACCCTGGACTACAGCAAGCTCGGCGCCGGCGACGCCAACACCGATGACGGCTGGTTCGCCTTCAACAATGGCCACAGCGTGCTGTTCAGCGACATGCCCAACCCCAGCGTGCGCTCCGGCTACGCCACCATCATGCCGCGCCTGGTACAAGAGCATGGCCAGCAGAAGGCCAAGTGGATGATGCACCGCCTGCGTAACCTGAATATCTACCCGAGCCTGTTCTTCCTCGACCAGATCAGCTCGCAGCTGCGCATCATTCGTCCGGTGGCGTGGAACAAGACCGAGATCATCAGCCAGTGCCTGGGGGTGAAAGGCGAATCCGACGCCGACCGTGAAAACCGTATTCGCCAGTTCGAAGACTTCTTCAACGTCTCGGGCATGGGCACACCGGACGACCTGGTGGAGTTCCGCGAAGCCCAGCGTGGTTTCCAGGGCCGCCTGGAACGCTGGAGCGATATTTCACGCGGCAGCCATCGCTGGGAAACCGGGCCAACGCCGAACAGCGAAGCCATCGGCATCTCGCCGGCCATGACCGGCACCGAATTCACCCATGAAGGCCTGTACGTCAACCAGCACCGCAACTGGCAGCAGTTCCTGCTCAAGGGCCTGGACCAACACGCGCTGACACTGCGGGAGGTGGAATGA
- the antB gene encoding anthranilate 1,2-dioxygenase small subunit, producing MNAPLQYRIEQFFYLKSELCDAQDWDAYVQLFDPQSEFHLPQWDSEHVYTRDPKREMSLIYYANRSGLEDRVFRLRTGKAASATPMPRTLHLINNVRIAEQADGTLEVRLNWHTLFYRLATSEQFYGHATYRLKPHGDSWLITRKHALLLNDTINSVLDFYHL from the coding sequence ATGAATGCGCCATTGCAGTATCGGATCGAGCAGTTTTTCTACCTTAAGTCCGAGCTGTGCGACGCCCAGGACTGGGACGCCTACGTGCAGTTGTTCGACCCCCAGAGCGAATTCCACCTGCCGCAATGGGACTCGGAGCACGTCTACACCCGCGACCCCAAGCGCGAGATGTCGCTGATCTACTACGCCAACCGTTCGGGCCTGGAAGACCGCGTGTTCCGCCTGCGCACCGGCAAGGCGGCGTCCGCTACACCGATGCCGCGCACCTTGCACCTGATCAACAACGTACGCATCGCCGAGCAGGCGGACGGCACGCTGGAGGTCCGGTTGAACTGGCACACGCTGTTCTATCGGCTGGCCACATCGGAGCAGTTCTACGGGCATGCCACCTATCGCCTCAAGCCCCATGGCGACAGTTGGCTGATCACTCGCAAGCATGCGCTGCTGCTTAACGACACCATCAATTCGGTGCTGGATTTCTATCACCTCTAA
- the antC gene encoding anthranilate 1,2-dioxygenase electron transfer component AntC has translation MNHKVAFSFADGKTLFFPVGANEILLDAALRNGIKIPLDCREGVCGTCQGRCESGDYTQDYVDEEALSRLDLQQRKMLSCQTRVKSDAAFYFDFDSSLCNAPGPVQVRGTVSEVQQVSTSTAILKVQLDAPLDFLPGQYARLAVPGTGHWRSYSFANLAGNQLQFLIRLLPDGVMSNYLRERCQVGDELRMEAPLGAFYLRHVTQPLVLVAGGTGLSALLGMLDQLAATGCNQPVHLYYGVRGAEDLCEAPRIAAYAAKLPGFRYTEVLSDAAPDWAGKRGYLTEHFDLAELRDGLADMYVCGPPPMVESIQQWLADQALDGVQLYYEKFTQSNI, from the coding sequence ATGAATCACAAAGTGGCCTTCAGTTTTGCCGACGGCAAGACCCTGTTTTTCCCGGTGGGCGCAAATGAAATCCTGTTGGATGCGGCGCTGCGCAATGGCATCAAGATCCCCCTGGACTGCCGCGAAGGCGTGTGCGGCACCTGCCAGGGGCGGTGCGAGTCGGGTGACTACACCCAGGACTATGTGGACGAGGAAGCCCTCTCTAGGCTCGACCTGCAACAGCGCAAGATGCTCAGTTGCCAGACGCGGGTGAAGTCCGACGCGGCGTTCTACTTCGACTTTGATTCGAGCCTGTGCAATGCGCCGGGGCCGGTGCAAGTGCGCGGGACGGTCAGCGAGGTGCAACAGGTGTCGACCAGCACGGCGATCCTGAAGGTGCAGTTGGATGCGCCGCTGGATTTTCTACCGGGCCAATATGCGCGCCTTGCGGTACCGGGCACAGGCCATTGGCGTTCCTACTCCTTCGCCAACCTGGCGGGCAATCAATTGCAGTTCCTGATCCGCTTGCTGCCCGATGGGGTGATGAGCAACTACCTGCGTGAGCGCTGCCAAGTCGGCGATGAACTGCGGATGGAAGCACCGCTGGGTGCGTTCTACCTGCGCCATGTGACCCAACCGCTGGTGCTGGTCGCCGGCGGCACCGGGCTGTCGGCGCTGCTGGGCATGCTCGATCAACTGGCCGCCACCGGCTGCAACCAGCCGGTGCATCTCTACTATGGCGTACGCGGCGCCGAGGACTTATGCGAAGCCCCACGCATCGCGGCCTATGCGGCGAAACTGCCGGGTTTTCGCTACACCGAAGTCCTCAGCGATGCCGCCCCCGACTGGGCCGGCAAGCGCGGCTACCTCACCGAGCATTTCGACCTGGCCGAATTGCGCGACGGATTGGCGGATATGTACGTGTGCGGCCCTCCGCCAATGGTCGAATCCATCCAACAATGGCTGGCGGATCAGGCACTTGATGGCGTTCAGCTGTATTACGAAAAGTTTACGCAGAGTAATATCTGA
- a CDS encoding amino acid permease: MADDMVNPAGLKRGLKNRHIQLIALGGAIGTGLFLGSAGVLKSAGPSMILGYAIAGFIAFLIMRQLGEMIVEEPVAGSFSHFAHKYWGGYAGFLAGWNYWVLYVLVGMAELTAVGKYIQFWWPQIPTWVSALVFFVAVNLINTLNVKFFGEAEFWFAIIKVVAIVGMIVLGCYLLFSGTGGPQASVSNLWSHGGFFPNGGMGLLMSMAFIMFSFGGLELVGITAAEASEPRKVIPKAINQVVYRILIFYVGALTVLLSLYPWDQLLQTLGASGDAYSGSPFVQIFSLIGNDTAAHILNFVVLTAALSVYNSGVYCNSRMLFGLAEQGDAPKALMKLNKQGVPLRALAISALVTMLCVVVNYVAPQSALELLFALVVASLMINWALISITHIKFRKAMGEQGVTPSFKTFWFPFSNYLCLAFMLMIISVMLAIPGIRESVYAMPVWVGVIYVAYRLRMSKTKAVAASRI, encoded by the coding sequence ATGGCGGATGACATGGTTAACCCGGCAGGCCTCAAGCGTGGCCTTAAGAACCGGCATATTCAGTTGATCGCCTTGGGCGGGGCGATAGGCACGGGGCTGTTCCTCGGTTCGGCCGGGGTACTCAAGTCGGCAGGGCCGTCGATGATCCTGGGCTACGCGATCGCCGGTTTCATCGCGTTCCTGATCATGCGCCAGCTCGGCGAGATGATCGTCGAAGAACCGGTGGCCGGCTCGTTCAGCCACTTCGCGCACAAATACTGGGGCGGTTACGCGGGCTTCCTGGCCGGCTGGAACTACTGGGTGCTCTACGTGCTGGTGGGCATGGCCGAGCTGACTGCGGTGGGCAAGTACATCCAGTTCTGGTGGCCGCAGATCCCGACCTGGGTCAGCGCCCTGGTGTTCTTTGTCGCGGTGAACCTGATCAACACCCTGAACGTGAAGTTCTTCGGTGAAGCGGAGTTCTGGTTCGCGATCATCAAGGTGGTGGCGATTGTCGGCATGATCGTGCTCGGCTGTTACCTGCTGTTCAGCGGCACCGGCGGCCCGCAAGCGTCGGTCAGCAACCTGTGGAGCCACGGCGGATTCTTCCCGAATGGCGGCATGGGGCTGTTGATGTCCATGGCCTTCATCATGTTCTCGTTCGGCGGCCTGGAGCTGGTGGGTATCACCGCTGCCGAGGCCAGTGAGCCCCGCAAGGTGATCCCCAAGGCGATCAACCAGGTGGTGTACCGGATCCTGATTTTCTACGTCGGCGCATTGACCGTACTGCTGTCGCTGTACCCATGGGATCAACTGCTGCAAACCCTCGGCGCGTCAGGCGATGCCTACAGCGGCAGCCCGTTTGTGCAGATCTTCTCGCTGATCGGCAACGACACCGCCGCCCACATCCTCAACTTCGTGGTGCTGACCGCGGCGCTGTCGGTGTACAACAGCGGCGTGTACTGCAACAGCCGCATGCTGTTCGGCCTGGCCGAGCAAGGCGATGCGCCGAAAGCGCTGATGAAGCTCAACAAGCAAGGCGTACCGCTGCGAGCCCTGGCGATCTCGGCGCTGGTGACGATGCTGTGCGTGGTGGTCAACTACGTGGCACCGCAAAGTGCCCTGGAGCTGCTGTTCGCGCTGGTGGTTGCCTCGCTGATGATCAACTGGGCGCTGATCAGCATCACCCACATCAAGTTCCGCAAAGCTATGGGTGAGCAAGGGGTAACACCGTCGTTCAAGACCTTCTGGTTCCCGTTCAGCAACTACCTGTGCCTGGCGTTCATGCTGATGATCATCAGCGTGATGCTGGCGATCCCGGGGATTCGCGAGTCAGTGTATGCGATGCCGGTTTGGGTGGGGGTTATCTATGTGGCCTACCGGTTGCGAATGAGCAAGACGAAAGCGGTCGCCGCCTCCCGCATTTGA
- the kynA gene encoding tryptophan 2,3-dioxygenase, translated as MSQCPFSADYQPPEEWHNAELNFSESMSYGDYLDLGKVLSAQHPLSPDHNEMLFIIQHQTSELWMKLMLHELKAAREHVRLGELPPAFKMLARVSRIFDQLVHAWAVLATMTPSEYKAIRPFLGQSSGFQSFQYREIEFILGNKSPALLRPHAHRPELLQALQVAIATPSLYDEAINLMVKAGLAIDPKRAERDPTAATVHDESVEAAWREVYRDPSRYWDLYQLAEKFIDLEDSFRQWRFRHVTTVERIIGFQPGTGGTEGVGYLRKMLDTVLFPELWRVRSTL; from the coding sequence ATGAGCCAATGTCCTTTCTCTGCCGACTACCAGCCACCGGAAGAATGGCATAACGCCGAACTGAATTTTTCCGAGTCCATGAGCTACGGCGACTACCTGGACCTGGGCAAAGTGCTCAGCGCCCAGCACCCGCTGTCGCCGGACCACAACGAAATGCTCTTCATCATCCAGCACCAGACCTCCGAGCTGTGGATGAAGCTGATGCTCCACGAACTCAAGGCCGCCCGCGAACACGTGCGCCTGGGCGAGTTGCCGCCGGCATTCAAGATGCTGGCGCGGGTGTCGCGGATCTTCGATCAACTGGTGCACGCCTGGGCTGTGCTGGCGACCATGACGCCGTCGGAATACAAGGCGATTCGCCCGTTCCTGGGGCAGTCCTCCGGGTTCCAGTCGTTCCAGTACCGCGAGATCGAATTTATCCTCGGCAACAAGAGCCCCGCGCTGTTGCGCCCCCACGCCCATCGGCCTGAGTTGTTGCAGGCGTTGCAGGTGGCGATTGCCACGCCGTCGCTGTATGACGAGGCGATCAACCTGATGGTCAAGGCGGGGCTGGCGATTGACCCCAAGCGTGCCGAGCGCGATCCGACGGCGGCGACCGTTCACGATGAGTCGGTGGAGGCGGCGTGGCGCGAGGTGTATCGCGATCCGAGCCGGTATTGGGACTTGTATCAGTTGGCCGAGAAGTTTATCGACCTGGAGGATTCGTTCCGCCAATGGCGCTTCCGGCATGTGACCACAGTGGAGCGGATTATCGGCTTCCAGCCCGGCACCGGCGGCACCGAGGGCGTGGGTTACCTGCGCAAGATGCTCGACACCGTGCTGTTCCCCGAGCTGTGGCGAGTGCGCTCCACGCTGTAA
- the kynB gene encoding arylformamidase — translation MTSIKTWWDISPPLSTATPTWPGDTPFQEERVWQFGPECPVNVGRITLSPHTGAHVDAPLHYSADGAPIGEVSLEVYMGPCRVLHCLDSGALVQPHQLQGRVDNLPERVLLRTYPQAPLTEWDSNFTAIAPQTIELLAGLGVRLIGIDTPSLDPQQSKTMDAHNAVARHGMAILEGIVLDDVPEGDYELIALPLRFANLDASPVRAILRPLKEPTR, via the coding sequence ATGACCTCAATAAAAACGTGGTGGGATATCAGTCCGCCCTTGAGCACGGCAACCCCGACCTGGCCGGGCGATACGCCGTTCCAGGAAGAGCGTGTGTGGCAGTTCGGCCCGGAGTGCCCGGTGAATGTCGGACGCATCACCCTGTCGCCGCACACCGGCGCCCATGTGGATGCGCCGCTGCATTACAGCGCCGACGGAGCGCCGATTGGCGAGGTGTCGCTGGAGGTGTACATGGGCCCGTGCCGGGTGCTGCATTGCCTGGACAGCGGTGCGCTGGTCCAGCCCCATCAGTTGCAAGGGCGTGTGGATAACCTGCCGGAGCGCGTGCTGCTGCGTACTTATCCACAAGCACCGCTGACCGAATGGGATTCGAACTTCACCGCCATCGCCCCGCAGACCATTGAACTGCTGGCCGGCCTGGGTGTGCGCCTGATCGGTATCGACACGCCCTCCCTGGACCCGCAACAGTCCAAGACCATGGATGCCCACAACGCCGTGGCGCGGCATGGCATGGCGATCCTTGAAGGCATCGTGCTCGACGACGTACCGGAGGGCGACTACGAACTGATCGCCCTGCCGCTGCGTTTCGCCAACCTGGACGCCAGCCCGGTCCGTGCCATTCTCCGCCCGCTCAAGGAGCCCACGCGATGA
- a CDS encoding cupin domain-containing protein: MSKPITVLRDTHPLPVLDACKWEKLEGDPHTVNLNAYTSEDGSKIMGTWICTPGKWYVEYVKWEYCHFQEGYCVITPEGMEPIHLRAGDIFVVEPGMKGTWEVVETVRKYFVFA, from the coding sequence ATGTCCAAGCCCATCACCGTACTGCGCGACACCCACCCCCTGCCGGTCCTGGATGCCTGCAAATGGGAAAAGCTCGAAGGCGACCCGCACACCGTCAACCTCAACGCCTACACCAGCGAAGACGGCAGCAAGATCATGGGCACCTGGATCTGCACGCCGGGCAAGTGGTATGTCGAATATGTGAAATGGGAATACTGCCATTTCCAGGAAGGCTACTGCGTGATCACGCCTGAGGGGATGGAACCGATTCACTTGCGGGCTGGGGATATCTTTGTGGTGGAGCCAGGGATGAAGGGAACGTGGGAAGTGGTCGAGACGGTACGTAAGTATTTTGTGTTTGCTTGA
- the mmsB gene encoding 3-hydroxyisobutyrate dehydrogenase — MKIAFIGLGNMGAPMARNLIKAGHGLNLFDLNQTVLKELAELGGNISDSPRDAARGAELVITMLPAAAHVRSVWLNEDGVLAGIGNGVPAVDCSTIDPQTARDVAAAAAKQGVVMADAPVSGGTGGAQAGTLTFMVGATPELFATLQPVLAQMGRNIVHCGDVGTGQIAKICNNLLLGISMVGVSEAMALGDALGIDTQVLAGIINSSTGRCWSSDTYNPWPGVIETAPSSRGYTGGFGADLMLKDLGLATEAARQAKQPVILGAVAQQLYQSMSQRGEGGQDFSAIINSYRKPK; from the coding sequence ATGAAGATTGCATTTATCGGCTTGGGCAACATGGGCGCACCGATGGCCCGCAACCTGATCAAGGCCGGCCATGGGCTGAACCTGTTCGACCTGAACCAGACGGTGCTCAAGGAACTCGCCGAATTGGGCGGCAACATCAGCGACTCGCCGCGTGACGCTGCCCGCGGCGCCGAGCTGGTGATCACCATGCTGCCCGCCGCCGCCCATGTGCGCAGTGTCTGGTTGAATGAAGACGGTGTGCTGGCGGGGATCGGCAACGGCGTGCCCGCGGTGGATTGCAGCACCATCGACCCACAGACCGCGCGCGACGTCGCCGCTGCTGCCGCCAAGCAAGGCGTGGTGATGGCCGACGCACCGGTCTCCGGCGGCACCGGCGGGGCGCAGGCCGGGACCCTGACCTTCATGGTCGGCGCCACCCCGGAACTGTTCGCCACCCTGCAACCGGTGCTGGCACAGATGGGCCGCAACATCGTGCACTGCGGCGATGTGGGCACCGGGCAAATCGCCAAGATCTGCAACAACCTGCTGCTCGGCATCAGCATGGTCGGCGTCAGCGAAGCCATGGCCTTGGGCGACGCGCTGGGCATCGATACCCAGGTGCTGGCCGGGATCATCAACAGCTCCACCGGGCGCTGCTGGAGTTCCGACACCTACAACCCATGGCCGGGCGTGATCGAAACCGCGCCGTCGTCCCGTGGCTATACCGGCGGGTTCGGCGCCGATTTGATGCTCAAGGATTTGGGCCTGGCTACCGAGGCGGCGCGCCAGGCGAAACAGCCGGTGATTCTGGGGGCTGTGGCTCAGCAGTTGTACCAATCGATGAGTCAGCGTGGGGAAGGGGGCCAAGACTTCTCGGCGATTATCAACAGCTACCGCAAGCCCAAATAA
- a CDS encoding CoA-acylating methylmalonate-semialdehyde dehydrogenase, whose protein sequence is MNASADISVQQVKLLINGEWVESKTTHWQDIVNPATQQVLAKVPFATADEVNAAIDAAHQAFQTWKLTPIGARMRIMLKLQALIREHSKRIAVVLSAEQGKTIADAEGDIFRGLEVVEHACSIGTLQMGEFAENVAGGVDTYTLRQPIGVCAGITPFNFPAMIPLWMFPMAIACGNTFVLKPSEQDPLSTLLLVELALEAGVPAGVLNVVHGGKDVVDALCTHKDIKAVSFVGSTAVGTHVYDLAGKHGKRVQSMMGAKNHAVVLPDANREHTLNALVGAGFGAAGQRCMATSVVVLVGAAKQWLPDLKALAQKLKVNAGSEAGTDVGPVISKRAKARILELIESGVKEGAKLELDGRDIKVPGFEQGNFVGPTLFSGVTTDMQIYTQEIFGPVLVVLEVDTLDQAIALVNANPFGNGTGLFTQSGAAARKFQSEIDVGQVGINIPIPVPVPFFSFTGSRGSKLGDLGPYGKQVVQFYTQTKTVTSRWFDDDTVNDGVNTTINLR, encoded by the coding sequence ATGAACGCATCTGCCGATATTTCCGTGCAACAGGTCAAGTTGCTCATCAATGGTGAGTGGGTCGAGTCCAAGACCACCCATTGGCAAGACATCGTCAACCCGGCCACCCAGCAAGTGCTGGCCAAAGTCCCGTTCGCCACGGCCGATGAAGTCAATGCCGCCATCGACGCCGCCCATCAAGCCTTCCAGACCTGGAAGCTGACGCCGATCGGCGCGCGCATGCGCATCATGCTCAAGCTGCAAGCCCTGATCCGCGAACACTCCAAGCGCATCGCGGTGGTCCTCAGCGCCGAGCAGGGCAAGACCATTGCCGATGCCGAGGGCGATATTTTCCGTGGCCTGGAAGTGGTGGAGCACGCCTGCTCCATCGGCACCCTGCAAATGGGCGAGTTCGCCGAGAACGTCGCCGGTGGCGTCGATACCTACACCCTGCGCCAACCCATTGGCGTGTGTGCCGGCATTACCCCGTTCAACTTCCCGGCGATGATTCCGCTGTGGATGTTCCCGATGGCCATCGCCTGCGGCAACACCTTCGTTCTCAAGCCGTCCGAACAAGACCCACTTTCGACCCTGCTGTTGGTGGAGCTGGCGCTGGAAGCCGGCGTACCGGCGGGTGTGCTCAACGTGGTGCACGGCGGCAAGGACGTGGTGGATGCGCTGTGCACCCATAAAGACATCAAGGCTGTGTCCTTTGTCGGTTCGACTGCCGTCGGCACTCATGTCTACGACCTGGCCGGCAAGCACGGCAAGCGCGTGCAATCGATGATGGGCGCCAAGAACCACGCCGTGGTGCTGCCGGATGCCAACCGCGAGCACACCCTCAATGCCCTCGTCGGTGCCGGTTTCGGCGCGGCGGGCCAGCGTTGCATGGCCACCTCGGTGGTGGTGCTGGTGGGCGCGGCCAAGCAATGGCTGCCGGATCTGAAAGCGCTGGCGCAAAAGCTCAAGGTCAACGCCGGCAGCGAAGCCGGCACGGATGTCGGCCCGGTGATCTCCAAGCGCGCCAAGGCCCGTATCCTGGAATTGATCGAAAGCGGCGTGAAAGAAGGCGCCAAGCTCGAGCTGGATGGCCGCGACATCAAGGTGCCGGGCTTCGAGCAAGGCAACTTCGTCGGTCCGACCCTGTTCTCGGGCGTGACCACCGATATGCAGATCTACACCCAGGAAATCTTCGGCCCGGTGCTGGTGGTGCTGGAAGTCGACACCCTCGATCAGGCCATTGCGCTGGTCAACGCCAACCCGTTCGGCAACGGCACCGGCCTGTTCACCCAGAGCGGGGCGGCGGCGCGTAAATTCCAGAGCGAAATCGATGTGGGCCAGGTCGGTATCAACATCCCGATCCCGGTGCCCGTGCCGTTCTTCAGCTTCACCGGTTCCCGTGGCTCCAAGCTCGGCGACCTCGGCCCGTACGGCAAGCAAGTGGTGCAGTTCTACACCCAGACCAAGACCGTCACCAGCCGTTGGTTTGACGACGACACGGTCAACGATGGCGTCAATACCACCATCAACCTGCGCTGA
- a CDS encoding LysR family transcriptional regulator, whose amino-acid sequence MQKNITSLGSLNWDDLKFFLEVARTRKASVAAKRLAVDYTTVSRRISSLEVSLGTLLFEKSRTNGFVLTPEGQRLLGYAESIESTLHMACEQVSGSGVALSGHVRMGCTEGFGSFFVTPQLSHFVDTYPAISVDILPLPHFISLSKREADIVIALERPEHGPYVCCKLCDYKLQLYATQEYLDQHPPIHKPADLAEHPFISYVDDLAFSSELLYLANVVPGASASLRSTSVIAQYVAAQQGRSMAILPCFLAAQDPRLLPVLGEQIAITRQFWMYCREDLRKLKRITLLWDYIREVTEQNQGLLMGETREMRFAD is encoded by the coding sequence ATGCAAAAAAACATCACATCACTGGGTTCCCTGAATTGGGATGACCTGAAGTTTTTCCTCGAAGTGGCCCGCACCCGCAAGGCCAGCGTCGCCGCCAAGCGCCTGGCGGTGGACTACACCACCGTGTCGCGGCGCATCAGCTCATTGGAAGTGTCCCTCGGTACGCTGCTGTTCGAAAAATCCCGGACCAACGGCTTCGTCCTCACCCCCGAAGGCCAGCGTTTGCTGGGCTACGCCGAGTCCATCGAAAGCACCCTGCACATGGCCTGCGAGCAAGTGTCCGGCTCCGGCGTGGCGCTGTCCGGCCATGTGCGCATGGGCTGCACCGAAGGCTTCGGCAGCTTCTTCGTCACCCCGCAGTTGAGCCACTTCGTCGACACCTACCCCGCCATCTCGGTCGACATCCTGCCCCTGCCCCACTTCATCAGCCTGTCCAAGCGCGAAGCCGACATCGTCATCGCCCTGGAACGCCCGGAACACGGGCCCTACGTGTGCTGCAAACTGTGCGACTACAAACTGCAGCTGTACGCGACCCAGGAATACCTCGACCAACACCCGCCTATCCACAAACCGGCAGATTTGGCCGAGCATCCGTTTATCAGCTATGTGGATGATCTGGCCTTCAGCTCGGAGCTGCTGTACCTGGCCAACGTCGTGCCCGGCGCCAGCGCCAGCCTGCGCAGTACCAGCGTGATTGCGCAGTACGTGGCGGCGCAGCAAGGGCGGTCGATGGCGATCTTGCCGTGCTTTCTCGCGGCACAGGATCCACGGCTGCTGCCGGTGCTAGGGGAGCAGATTGCGATTACCCGGCAGTTCTGGATGTATTGCCGGGAGGACCTGAGGAAGCTGAAGCGGATTACGTTGTTGTGGGATTACATCCGCGAGGTGACGGAGCAGAACCAGGGGTTGTTGATGGGGGAGACGCGGGAGATGCGGTTTGCGGATTAA
- a CDS encoding OmpA family protein has protein sequence MFSTARLMFITLLVTLLALGGCQTAPPKGLTPAQVAVLKQQGFELTDDGWAFGLSGKVLFGSDVETLNQPSTDIVQRIGKALLGVGIERVRVDGHTDGSGKETYNQQLSLRRAKSVATVLQGVGMKEENIQLRGLGSSKPVDTNDTAEGRTENRRVSIVVIAD, from the coding sequence TTGTTCTCGACCGCGCGTCTTATGTTTATCACCCTGCTGGTGACACTGCTCGCCCTTGGCGGCTGCCAGACGGCGCCTCCCAAAGGCCTGACCCCGGCGCAAGTCGCCGTCCTCAAGCAACAGGGCTTCGAGCTTACCGATGACGGCTGGGCGTTCGGCCTGTCCGGCAAAGTGCTGTTTGGCAGTGACGTCGAAACCCTTAACCAACCCAGCACCGACATCGTCCAACGCATCGGCAAGGCCCTGCTGGGTGTGGGCATCGAGCGCGTACGCGTCGATGGCCACACCGACGGCTCGGGCAAGGAAACCTACAACCAGCAACTGTCCCTGCGCCGCGCGAAAAGCGTGGCGACGGTGCTGCAGGGCGTGGGCATGAAAGAGGAAAACATCCAGCTGCGTGGGCTGGGCAGCAGTAAACCGGTGGACACCAACGACACAGCGGAAGGGCGTACCGAGAATCGGCGGGTGTCGATTGTGGTGATCGCGGACTGA